The Lactuca sativa cultivar Salinas chromosome 2, Lsat_Salinas_v11, whole genome shotgun sequence genome includes a window with the following:
- the LOC128132484 gene encoding uncharacterized protein LOC128132484: MCPMLQEDVEPVQAMGFSSQQQGNFQPSSNPNWHQPNTNFQPRPPPYQPRPPFQNQMHHQQNYQPHFQPTQPPHQSQYQPQNMHQGSSSSGSGMSLEDIVKSLATSTQTFQNETKASIKTLEQQMTQLATSVSKLESQGKLPAQTEKNTKHSACVITLRNGKEYEGPKMVEEEEKMELEKEEEKSKTPSKQVPIEAKVTPPRFPSRLNKSKRESEDNEIMEMFRKVEVNIPLIDAIKQVPRYAKFHKELCTSKKKLKGNETVKVGENVSAVLQKRLPQKCKDPGVFTVPCKLGNLHVPRAMLDLGASINVLPFSIFKTLNIGTLKKTGVIIQLADRFLVHPKGVLEDLLVQVNELVFPADFYVLDMDDDDSPNLSSILLGRPFLKTARTKIDVYDGTLSMEFDGEVINFNIYDAMRYPSDISSLNFVDVIEPLTEECFDLSNLDVLALILNRNLQKERVEKLANQFTIDKEIMEVVSCMDEKKKMRFDVPKLKIPMSNEKLVPSIVQAPELELKTLPEHLKYAYLGDKETFPVIISTKLSTKEEEELVTTLKEYKEAIGWTIADIKGLSPSLCMHKILMEEDYKPSREAQRRLNPLMMEVVKGDFEVVECGNDLPYIR, from the coding sequence ATGTGCCCCATGTTACAAGAAGATGTAGAGCCAGTTCAAGCTATGGGATTTTCAAGTCAACAACAAGGAAACTTCCAGCCAAGCAGCAATCCAAATTGGCATCAACCTAATACCAATTTTCAGCCTAGACCACCACCTTATCAACCAAGACCCCCATTTCAAAATCAAATGCATCACCAACAAAATTATCAACCACATTTCCAGCCAACTCAACCTCCTCATCAATCTCAATATCAacctcaaaacatgcatcaaggaAGTAGTTCAAGCGGATCGGGAATGTCTTTGGAAGACATTGTTAAGAGTTTAGCCACAAGTACTCAAACCTTTCAAAATGAGACCAAAGCGAGCATCAAGACTTTGGAGCAACAAATGACTCAACTCGCCACTTCTGTGAGTAAATTGGAGTCACAAGGCAAACTACCCGCGCAAACCGAGAAGAATACAAAACATAGTGCATGTGTCATCACTTTGAGGAATGGCAAAGAATATGAAGGTCCAAagatggttgaagaagaagaaaagatggagctagagaaagaagaagagaagTCAAAAACACCTTCCAAGCAAGTTCCTATTGAAGCAAAAGTCACTCCTCCTCGATTTCCTTCAAGATTAAACAAGTCAAAGCGTGAAAGTGAAGACAATGAAATCATGGAGATGTTCAGGAAGGTAGAGGTAAATATTCCTCTTATTGATGCCATCAAACAAGTCCCTAGGTATGCAAAATTCCATAAGGAATTATGTACATCTAAGAAAAAACTAAAAGGGAATGAAACTGTCAAAGTAGGAGAAAATGTGTCTGCAGTGTTACAAAAAAGATTACCTCAAAAATGTAAGGATCCGGGTGTTTTCACGGTTCCTTGCAAATTAGGTAATCTTCATGTTCCACGAGCTATGCTAGACCTTGGAGCTTCTATCAATGTTTTGCCATTTTCCATCTTTAAAACTTTAAATATTGGCACATTGAAGAAGACCGGGGTAATCATTCAATTGGCTGATAGATTTTTAGTACATCCAAAAGGTGTGCTAGAAGATTTGTTAGTCCAAGTGAATGAACTAGTGTTTCCAGCAGATTTTTATGTCCTTGATATGGATGATGATGACTCACCAAATTTGAGTTCAATTCTTCTAGGAAGACCCTTTTTGAAAACAGCTAGGacgaaaattgatgtttatgatGGTACATTGTCCATGGAATTTGATGGGGAGGtgataaattttaatatttatgatgCTATGAGATATCCAAGTGATATTTCATCTTTGAATTTTGTGGATGTCATTGAACCATTGACAGAGGAGTGTTTTGATTTGTCTAATCTTGATGTGTTAGCTCTCATTTTAAACAggaatcttcaaaaggaaagaGTGGAAAAACTTGCCAATCAATTTACAattgataaagagattatggAGGTTGTGTCTTGCatggatgagaagaagaaaatgAGGTTTGATGTTCCAAAGCTGAAAATACCAATGTCTAATGAGAAACTTGTTCCTTCTATTGTGCAGGCACCAGAATTGGAGCTAAAAACTTTACCCGAGCATCTCAAGTATGCATATCTTGGAGACAAGGAAACTTTTCCAGTGATCATTTCCACCAAGTTGTCAACAAAAGAAGAGGAAGAACTTGTCACCACTTTGAAGGAATATAAGGAAGCAATTGGGTGGACTATAGCCGACATCAAAGGGCTAAGTCCTTCGCTTTGCATGCACAAAATCCTTATGGAAGAAGATTACAAGCCTTCCCGAGAAGCTCAAAGGCGTCTGAATCCTCTAATGATGGAGGTTGTGAAAGGAgattttgaagttgttgaatgcgGGAATGATTTACCCTATATCAGATAG
- the LOC122196801 gene encoding amine oxidase [copper-containing] zeta, peroxisomal-like isoform X2 — MLQSTLSVANTERSNRFICSMSICLPHESRNTVLEFGFIRIRLLYIQLTQGGKIEAEVKLTGILSLGALQPREVRKYGTTIARGLFALVNQHFFCCLNGYGS; from the exons ATGCTTCAATCAACACTCTCCGTTGCCAACACCGAGCGATCTAACAG GTTTATATGTTCAATGTCCATCTGTCTCCCTCACGAATCAAG GAATACCGTGTTAGAATTTGGATTCA TACGCATTAGGTTGCTTTATATTCAATTAACTCAA GGTGGAAAGATTGAAGCTGAAGTTAAACTTACTGGAATTTTGAGCTTAGGAGCATTACAGCCAAGAGAAGTTAGAAAATATGGCACTACAATTGCACGAGGACTATTTGCACTAGTTaaccaacattttttttgttgCTTGAATGGATATGGCAGTTGA
- the LOC122196801 gene encoding uncharacterized protein LOC122196801 isoform X1 gives MAIHSVELKQGQTGLCNIIFFLFSNVDTSILVHRFICSMSICLPHESRNTVLEFGFIRIRLLYIQLTQGGKIEAEVKLTGILSLGALQPREVRKYGTTIARGLFALVNQHFFCCLNGYGS, from the exons ATGGCCATACACTCGGTTGAACTGAAACAGGGCCAAACGGGGCTctgtaatattattttttttcttttttcaaacgTCGATACATCGATTTTGGTTCACAGGTTTATATGTTCAATGTCCATCTGTCTCCCTCACGAATCAAG GAATACCGTGTTAGAATTTGGATTCA TACGCATTAGGTTGCTTTATATTCAATTAACTCAA GGTGGAAAGATTGAAGCTGAAGTTAAACTTACTGGAATTTTGAGCTTAGGAGCATTACAGCCAAGAGAAGTTAGAAAATATGGCACTACAATTGCACGAGGACTATTTGCACTAGTTaaccaacattttttttgttgCTTGAATGGATATGGCAGTTGA